The window TCCCAGCGCAAGCACCAAAATAAGCTGCAGGATCCCCCACCCCTCACCTAGAAAATGCAGTGTAGTCCGCGCTCGAAAGAGCTCCTTCGCAAGCTTCAACTTCTCCGGCGGCAGCACATAAGCCGTTCGATTCTGCGCAGCCTCGCGAAAAGCAAGCGCCTCGGTTGCAGTAGGACCTTGCGCCCGCGCCGCACCCATCATCGCCAAAAAACAAACAACCAGCACAAGGACAACACGCCGAAAACTCATCAACCAAGGCTCCATTCCCAACGAAGCCAGTGTGCACGATCACATCACACCCACGCAAAGCCTGACCGAAACCGAAAACGCTACCGATCCAATCCCACACTGGATGACTCAGCTCCAACCTCCAACCCGAAGCGCGATAGCTCGCGCTTCTGCAGGTTGTAGTCAACAAAGAATCCAATCCCGATAGCCAATGGAATAAGCGCTGCTGCTGCTCCTGACAAAATGGCGCGCTCCTGCAAAATCAGGTAAAGCGTAATGAAAAACAGCACCAATCCCAGGCCAACCGAGACCAGCACAATTCCAGTGCGACGCGCATTGCTCAGGCTACGCAGCGGGTCTTTCGGCGTGGGCTTTTCCTCCTCACCGGGCCCCATCAGCCTCTCGATCTCCTCAATCGGGACGCCCCGCGCAAGCATCGTCATGCGCTCCTGCGACCTCAGCATTCGCTTCTGCGCTTCAAACCATATACCTGAAACGATTGCCACGGCACCAACGAGGCAACCCGCAACCGGCACCATAAACGGACTCCAGAAGAAATTCATATCACTACCTCCCTTTCCTGCCCGCATTAGACCGGTGCACCCTTGCAAAGTTTCACTCGCATCCATGAAACTTTCGGAGCACTCTATTGTCTAACTCTGCTTGGACGCCGACCCTTGGATACCGATCTCACCTTCGAGCAGTTGGTACGCGACCATCAAGCTATGGTCTTCCGCACCCTCCTGCGTCTGACCGGAAGCCACGAACACATCGATGATCTCGCGCAGGATGTCTTCCTCCGCCTCTATCGCGCCCTGCCCAGCTTCCGCGGCGAAGCCCTCATCACTACCTATCTCTATCGCATCGCCGTCAACGTCGCACAAGACGAGTGGAAGCGCCGTCGCCGCGTCGACCGTTCCCACGTCTCCCTCTCTGACGAAACCTCCGCATGGGAAGACCGGCTCGCACACCCCGACCGCAACGCCGAGCAACTCATAGAAGAGCGCGAGTTCCAGCAGGCCGTCGAAGTGCAACTCCAACGCCTCAGCCAGATTGAGCGAACCATCATCGTCCTCTACCATCAGGAAGAACGCACCTATGAGCAGATCTCCTATTCCTTAGGAATGCCCATCGGCACCGTCCGAACTCATCTGCATCGTGGCCGCAAAAAACTCCGCGAAGCCATTCGACAGCATAAAATCAAGGAGAGGAGATCGATATGTCAGACGAATTCGTGAATCAACCGATCTCATCGAACACCGAAGTAGACGAACTCGACCAACACATCCTCCGCGCCCTCGAGTCCGCTCCCGAGCTGCACATTCCAGCAGACTTTGCCGCCCGCGTCACCAGCAAGCTCCCCGCCCGGCGGCCAGTCTCTCTCACGCCAACTCACTATGGCCGAAATGCGATGCTGATCGGCATGGTCGTGACCCTCATAGCACTGCTCGGCTTGACGCTGCACAACGGAACTCACGCCGCCTTCGGTCTGGTCCAGTCTCTTCTGCTTGCTCAATTCATCGCGCTTACTGTGTGGCTTAGCATCCGCCGCGAGAGCTTCAACTAACTCGGTCACAACCTAACTCGGTCCCGCCCGTCCAACCCTCAGCCTTCCGCGCGGAGCCATCACACGTCCGGGCAGCACTTCCGATACACTCGGCAACAGGCGCAATTTGCACGCGAAACGAGTTCCTTTTCCCATGATGAGACAAAGAGTGGCAGTGGCCGGCATCAGCATCGCCGGTCTGGTGGTCGTAGCAATCTCCTCCGTCGGCCAAAACGCAGTAGCAGCAACGAACACCCCCGAGCCCGCACCTGCAGTCGTCCTGCTCGACACGATGGAGTCCGAACTGCATCGCGCCATGGACTCCCTCGGTAACAACGCAACTGACGCAACCCAGCAGCCCAAGCCGTACTTCCTCAGCTACGCCGTCTCCGAAAGCGACAGCATCGGTATGTCTGCGCAGTTCGGTGCCATCAACGGCTCGCGGGAAAACCATCGCCGCGTCGCCGACGTTCAGGTTCGCATCGGCGCCGCCGCTGAAGACAACACGCACGGTGACCATCGCAACAGCGCCCTCACCACTATCCCGCTGCCCCTCACCAACGACACCGAAGCCATCTCTCGAACTCTCTGGTTCGCCACCAACCGA is drawn from Edaphobacter lichenicola and contains these coding sequences:
- a CDS encoding DUF6249 domain-containing protein gives rise to the protein MNFFWSPFMVPVAGCLVGAVAIVSGIWFEAQKRMLRSQERMTMLARGVPIEEIERLMGPGEEEKPTPKDPLRSLSNARRTGIVLVSVGLGLVLFFITLYLILQERAILSGAAAALIPLAIGIGFFVDYNLQKRELSRFGLEVGAESSSVGLDR
- a CDS encoding RNA polymerase sigma factor — encoded protein: MDTDLTFEQLVRDHQAMVFRTLLRLTGSHEHIDDLAQDVFLRLYRALPSFRGEALITTYLYRIAVNVAQDEWKRRRRVDRSHVSLSDETSAWEDRLAHPDRNAEQLIEEREFQQAVEVQLQRLSQIERTIIVLYHQEERTYEQISYSLGMPIGTVRTHLHRGRKKLREAIRQHKIKERRSICQTNS